The Gemmatimonadales bacterium region GGTCAACTCGATCACCAGAATGATGATCAGCAGCGGCGTGACAATCCGGCGGCCGCCGGTGCGGGTGACGAACTGCGCGTCGTCAAACGACTCGCCCATCGGGAAAAAGCGCCGGGCTCGCCGCAGCAGCGGATGTCGCGCGGGGTCGATCGCCGGCTCGTCGTGGTCGAACATCCGGATGCCGGTGAAGACGAGCAGCGCACCGAGGAGGTAGATGATCCACCGGAACTGGTCGAGCAGCAGGATTCCCGCGCCGATCATCAGGCCGCGCATCACCAGGGCGCCGAGGATCCCCCACTTGAGCACGGTCGGCTGGATCGACGCTGGGACGGCGAAGTAGCGGAGAATGATCAGGAAGACCAGCAGGTTGTCGACCGAGAGTGCCAGTTCGACGATGTATCCGCTGGCGAATTGCAGCGCCGGCGCGCGACCGTCGCGAGCCCAGATCCACGCCGCGAACAGCGCCGCTGCGACCATGACCGCGATGCTCCATGCCACCGATTCGCGCAGCGAGGCGAGGTGGGCGCGCCGGCTCAGGATGCCGAGATCGACGATGAGCAACACCGCCACGGTGGCCGCGAAGAGGAGCCAGGTCACGATCGCCGCGATCGGCGGGCGAGTGGCGGGGGAATCGGCACCCGCGGTATCTACCGCCGGACCGGGGCGAGAGCAAGCGCGGTCTTGACGGTCGCTTTGCCTTGCGAGATCCCGCGGCGGGCGGAGATTCGCGGATCCTCGTTCGCGGGCGGCGCATGCGGCATCGATTCCGGAATCGATTGATCGATCAATACAATCGCGCGATGCGACGCGGGATGTCGGTGCTGCTCGTGGTGGCGGCGGCGTGCAGCAGCGGCGACGGGGGGCCGGGCGGCGGGAGCGGAGGCGGCATCGTCCGTCACACCACCGTGGCGGGCGCGCAGGACACCGTGCATCTCAA contains the following coding sequences:
- a CDS encoding TerC/Alx family metal homeostasis membrane protein, which produces MTWLLFAATVAVLLIVDLGILSRRAHLASLRESVAWSIAVMVAAALFAAWIWARDGRAPALQFASGYIVELALSVDNLLVFLIILRYFAVPASIQPTVLKWGILGALVMRGLMIGAGILLLDQFRWIIYLLGALLVFTGIRMFDHDEPAIDPARHPLLRRARRFFPMGESFDDAQFVTRTGGRRIVTPLLIIILVIELTDLVFATDSIPAIFAITRNPLLVYSSNIFAIVGLRALYFVLASMLARFAYLRTGVAMILVLVGAKMLAERWVTIAPEVVLGVVVAILAGAVVASPKPATTTAPDR